The Oncorhynchus mykiss isolate Arlee chromosome 17, USDA_OmykA_1.1, whole genome shotgun sequence genomic interval CAGCTAAGGAAAACTGAAATGAACTGCCAATGGAAATCTGATAACTCAAAATTATGTGAACAATGTATGATTTGAAAACCCCTTACTTTTAAAGTAGTTTATGAGGTAAACATGTTCTAATCCTCttgcaaataaaaaaaacaaacaacaaaaaatatatagcaTAAAGAAAAGTGTgtatacaatgtttttaacaatgTGTTTTTCTGATTGAAATAAATGTCATGCATGCAGCAAATGAAAATACCCTTTGGTCTCACTTTCAATTTTTATACACTGTTCATTCAATTTCTATTCACTGATACCTGTTATCAATGATTGTTTAAAGACCAAACTCACATGACACACCCGTTATGAATTGTCTGGTAAAGCGGATAGGATAGAGATTATCTCACAAATCAGGCAAAAGGCCGAAGTGATCCACTTTCAtcattattgttttgtatttgcaTGAGGAAAAGATAGAACGTAGAATGTAGTAAATTAAATCATTGTCTGATTATCCCCTCAAAGAATTCTTCCCTGTTTACTTTGTTATAGTAAAAACATTCATATTGTCaaaatgtgttttctttatttagaAGTAATAAGAACAATTGTTAAGTCAACTATTTTCTCTTTTAAGCATGAAGAGGATAAGGAATTTCACCTGACTGCTGAGTAACATGACCCCAAAAGCACTTCTCATCCAAGAAGGATTAACCTTAAATTCAAACCTTGGCTTCAGTTCGACTGGCCGGCATAACTCAAGttctttttggtgtgtgtgtgtataagtctTAGATCTTAATCTCGATGACGACATGGCTGGTATAAAACCCCACAGATTGGGGTACACCATCTTGTTGGTTGCTAACACCACAACAGGTGATCAGCAAGACAAGACAACAGAAGCCAACCACAAGACAGAGAAAAAGCGTCCAACAGGTAAAGGCAAAAGCATAACTATGGCAACAAACAACTGGCAAGGCAAATATTTTACAATCATTCGATGACTGAAATGGAAATAATATGTTGTCTTCTTTATTTGTATATTCTTCAGATACTTTCTCAGAAATGGCAGAAAGCTGGGGAAGTGCTGCTTATGCAGCCAGGCGACAAAACCAAGATACAACGAGAGAATCTTCCTTTACCTTCACCAACAGCAATAACACCAAAGGTGAGAGTGCAACTACATCTACCTTGATTGAAACTTCCAattcatatattttattttatttaaatcatAAGGTTATGTTAACTGTATTTAGTCATATTTTTATGGAAGTTATATACAACAGATGGCATAAGTAAAATTTCACTTTATACGTATAATTTGAGTGAATTAATATAATTTATGTAATTTGCATTACTTTTGCATTTTAATTGATCATCTAAAGAAGCATGTAGATCATCTAACCAGGCACCTGCACCTGTCATTTTCTCCTTCTTAGAAAAATAATTTTGTCTGTTTGATCTCAGATCCCTTTGAGGGCCCCAACTACCACATTGCTCCAAGATGGGTGTACAATGTTTCAACACTTTGGATGATCATAGTGGTCATCCTCTCAGTCTTCACCAATGGCCTGGTACTGGTGGCCACTGCAAAATTCAAGAAGCTCCAACACCCTCTGAACTGGATCTTGGTCAACCTTGCTATTGCTGACATTGGAGAAACACTTTTGGCAAGCACCATCAGCGTTTGCAACCAGTTTTTTGGCTACTTCATTCTGGGACATCCAATGTGTGTCTTTGAGGGATACACTGTCTCCACTTGCGGTAAGATGCAGTTTTACATGGACTATACTATTATCTAATATTTAACAAGAAAATTATACATTTCTACACGGTGCTGAGAAAGAGTAATTGTCAGATTCTAGAACACCGTAGCATAGGGACAGTAATCAGAATTTCTCTTTTGTCTAATTtacagtatatgtatatattatgcAGGAATTGCTGCTCTGTGGTCCCTGGCTGTCATCTCTTGGGAGAGATGGGTGGTGGTGTGCAAGCCCTTTGGAAGTGTCAAGTTTGATGCCAAATGGGCCATGGGAGGCATTATCTTCTCCTGGGTCTGGTCTGCTTTCTGGTGTGCCCCCCCCATCTTTGGCTGGAGCAGGTGGGATTTCTCTTCTTATTTCACTGAGGATTCAAGTTTTAAAAATTCAATTATTTAACacatttctttatctctctccctccaccaggtACTGGCCTCACGGCCTGAAGACTTCCTGCGGACCTGATGTGTTCGGAGGCAATGAGGATCCTGGAGTCAAGTCCTACATGATTACTCTCATGATTACATGCTGCTTCTTCCCCCTGTTCGTGATCATCTTCTGCTACATTTTCGTGTGGCTAGCCATTCGTGCTGTAAGTGATATTTTAAATATACCATACTGTAGCAAGCAACTATGTTGTTAAATACAGTAATGGTCAAGTGTACCTTTTGAAAAGGCATATTAAAGGGTTAGATCTAACCATTTGATATTCCTTCTGAATGACCACAGGTTGCTGCGCAGCAGAAAGACTCTGAGTCAACACAGAAGGCCGAGAAGGAAGTGTCCAGGATGGTTGTTGTCATGATTATAGCTTACTGTGTATGCTGGGGACCTTATACCTGCTTTGCCTGCTTTGCTGCGGCTAACCCTGGGTATGCTTTCCACCCTCTGGCAGCCGCAATTCCTGCCTACTTTGCCAAGAGCGCCACCATCTACAATCCAGTTATATATGTCTTCATGAACAAACAGGTAAGTCTAAACAGGATTCTCAGACACTGTTTTTTTATCTTACTGATTTCATGTAACAAAGCTCTAACAATACTACTTTTTCTAAATGTTTCACAATTGCCTTTCTTGTgaagtacattttttttaaagcattggCTGACAATGTGTTCGTTCAATTTCGAGATAGACATATAATTTGAAAGTCTTATGTttaattatttctctctctccagttccgtACTTGCATCATGCAGCTCTTTGGAAAGGCAGAAGATGATGGCACTGAAGTGTCTACATCAAAAACAGAGGTTTCCTCTGTGGCACCTGCATAAACCCCAGACAACATTGTACCTCTTGGAAACAAATCGTGAACCTTCTGAGGAGATTTTCCAAATGGGACTTTTCAAATGTACAGTACATCCTCTTGTTTTTCTTAAACAAACATTCTCCCACAACTTTTCAGGAGATTATTAACCTTTACCTCATACAGGTGCAATGTGTGTAAAAACGTTACCCACAAAACTAAATTGCTATGAACCACCCCTTGGAGCTTTTTTAATCCATGGTCTTCGATTAAACAGGCAGAGAATTGTGTGGTAATTGATATGCATATTATAGCTATTTGAGTGGTACATTATGGGAATAtgtatatactactactatcaatCTCTGTCCAAGTGGCAAGAAAAAGTCGGCGTCTTGTAATGCATTCCCTTCACTCTGCAGTGGCTAAACTAGACAGCTTCACAGCTAAGGAAAACTGAAATTAACTGCCAATGGAAATCTGATCATCTCAAAATGATGTGAACAATGTATGGTTTGAAAACCCCTTACTTTTAAAGTAATTTATGAGGTAAACATTTTGTATCCCTCttgcaaataaaaaaacaaaaaaataataatactagtAAATAGATAATTGTGTATACAATGTAtttaacaatgtttttttctgattaAAATACATTTCATGCATGCAGCAAAATGAAAATACCCTCTCGTCTCACTTTCTATGTTTATACACTGTTCATTCCATGTTTATTCACTGCTACCTGTTATCAATGATTGTTTAAAGACCAAACTCACATGCCACACCCAATATGAACTGTCTGGTAAAGCGAATAGGATAGAGGTTATCTCCCCAATCAGCCTAAAGGATCGAAGTGATTCACTTTCCTCATGATTGGTTTGTATTTACATGAGGTGTAATGCATGTATATGAGAGGCGAAGTCAAGTGCAGGAGAGCGGAGTATAATAAA includes:
- the LOC100135982 gene encoding LWS opsin (The RefSeq protein has 4 substitutions, 2 frameshifts compared to this genomic sequence), encoding MAESWGSAAYAARRQNQDTTRESSFTFTNSNNTKDPFEGPNYHIAPRWVYIVSTLWMIIVVILSVFTNGLVLVATAKFKKLQHPLNWILVNLAIADIGETLLASTISVCNQFFGYFILGHPMCVFEGYTVSTCGIAALWSLAVISWERWVVVCKPFGSVKFDAKWAMGGIIFSWVWSAFWCAPPIFGWSRYWPHGLKTSCGPDVFGGNEDPGVKSYMITLMITCCFFPLFVIIFCYIFVWLAIRAVARQTKDSESTQKAEKEVSRMVVVVIIAYCVCWGPYTCFACFAAANPGYAFHPLAAAIPAYFAKSATIYNPVIYVFMNKQFRTCIMQLFGKAEDDGTEVSTSKTEVSSVAPA